In a single window of the Streptomyces sp. HUAS ZL42 genome:
- a CDS encoding AAA family ATPase produces MPATGALAALEGFDGLPPRDTELYEREGQLSLLHNLLQDSLRGNTRLAVVSGAAGHGKTELLDAFAAQAQRLGVVHVAATASRAEQPVPFGVLAQLFQAMDLPQHISSRVSRLLDQAMGSGGSAPPPEPGAIPPQLFHQMGTVLHDLVELSQPLLISVDDVQYADAPSLLCLSTLARRRRTAPLLLVLSEHPSPQSASVLLNAELPPEPLSHRVLLPPLSRGGVRALLARRLGESAASRLAEDCLAATGGNPLLVRRLIEDTAARGEPFALHAGPRFERAVLDCLYRCDPYVRTVARQMAVLDDPEYTPLLSRLPDVDPRYLSLTLGVLEETGFLREGAWRHPQASAAVLHEMTAEERATLHTRTGTLLFKNGAPVTAVAHHLVAASRIDNDCAASVLLEAAEEGLATGDTALALNCLSIAYQYGRSEQHRATTTAMLFRTEWRADPRTAARRIPTLVEAAREGHLSGRHVSALIDALLWFGRPEAAQDALERMERHALQRQDVEASAHLQTRRATLGLLYPATVYGDGDGASAPVLGGDGPRWASSLSQVLSELIRVLQVGPNTPSTQTAEQTLVSHQLTDETVPSLAAAIDILLINGRHASAERWIDTLVSVTRKQSASAWHALFTSLEARLALQRGDPAKAARLAEAALAEIPTASWGIMIGLPLSVALEAHNLLGAYGAALAQLQVPTPDAMFQTPLGLRYLRARGRALLGNGQSQAALDDFLAVGELARRWRMDVPAVLPWRTDAALVHLLRGDTARARELATEQLGLVRQGQHQVRAVSLRVLAATASTEERGTLLGHALEAAQQCGNPVVLAYTLHEMGRCDQEAGQYSKGRMALLRARQLAEECGVQLPARTLPEAPRGQQPPAVVGGSDELVGMLSDAEMRVVALAVRGHSNRQIAAKLFVTVSTVEQHLTRVYRKLGIKRRSDLTLALHGGDYARRAS; encoded by the coding sequence ATGCCTGCAACCGGAGCGCTGGCCGCCTTAGAGGGTTTTGACGGCCTGCCCCCGAGAGACACGGAACTGTACGAGCGCGAGGGGCAGTTATCTCTCCTCCACAACCTCCTGCAGGACTCTCTCCGGGGGAACACCCGCCTGGCCGTCGTGAGCGGGGCCGCCGGCCACGGAAAGACCGAACTTCTCGACGCGTTCGCCGCACAGGCCCAGCGCCTGGGGGTGGTCCATGTCGCCGCGACGGCCTCCCGTGCCGAGCAGCCCGTCCCGTTCGGCGTACTGGCCCAGCTGTTCCAGGCGATGGACCTGCCCCAGCACATCAGCTCCCGTGTGTCCCGCCTCCTGGACCAGGCCATGGGCTCGGGCGGCTCGGCGCCGCCCCCCGAGCCGGGGGCCATACCCCCGCAGCTGTTCCACCAGATGGGCACGGTCCTCCACGATCTCGTGGAACTCTCGCAGCCCCTGCTGATCAGCGTCGACGACGTCCAGTACGCGGACGCCCCGTCCCTGCTGTGCCTGTCCACCCTGGCACGCCGGCGGCGTACGGCCCCCCTGCTGCTCGTCCTCAGCGAGCACCCCTCCCCGCAGTCCGCCAGCGTCCTGCTGAACGCGGAGCTGCCGCCGGAGCCGCTGTCCCACCGGGTGCTGCTGCCTCCCCTGTCCCGCGGCGGGGTGCGCGCCCTGCTGGCCAGGCGGCTCGGCGAATCCGCGGCCTCGCGCCTCGCCGAGGACTGCCTCGCCGCCACGGGGGGCAACCCGCTGCTGGTACGCAGGCTGATCGAGGACACCGCCGCGCGGGGAGAACCGTTCGCACTGCATGCCGGCCCCCGTTTCGAGCGGGCCGTCCTCGACTGCCTCTACCGTTGCGATCCGTATGTGCGCACCGTCGCACGGCAGATGGCCGTCCTCGACGACCCGGAGTACACCCCGCTGTTGTCCCGGCTGCCGGACGTGGACCCCCGGTACCTCTCCCTGACACTCGGCGTCCTGGAGGAGACCGGCTTCCTCAGGGAGGGCGCCTGGCGCCATCCGCAGGCCAGCGCGGCCGTCCTGCACGAGATGACCGCCGAGGAGCGCGCCACCCTGCACACAAGGACCGGAACCCTTCTCTTCAAGAACGGCGCTCCGGTGACCGCGGTGGCCCACCACCTGGTCGCCGCCAGCCGGATCGACAACGACTGCGCGGCGAGCGTGCTGCTGGAGGCGGCCGAGGAGGGCCTCGCCACCGGTGACACGGCTCTCGCGTTGAACTGCCTGTCCATCGCCTACCAGTACGGCCGGAGCGAGCAGCACCGCGCCACCACGACCGCGATGCTCTTCCGTACCGAGTGGCGAGCCGATCCACGCACCGCGGCCCGCCGTATCCCGACGCTCGTGGAAGCGGCGCGGGAGGGCCACCTGTCGGGACGGCACGTCTCGGCCCTGATCGACGCGCTGCTCTGGTTCGGCCGTCCCGAGGCGGCACAAGACGCGCTGGAGCGGATGGAGCGGCACGCCTTGCAGAGGCAGGACGTGGAAGCGTCCGCGCACCTTCAGACCCGCCGCGCCACGCTCGGCCTGCTGTATCCGGCGACGGTGTACGGCGACGGCGACGGCGCCTCCGCCCCGGTCCTCGGGGGGGACGGTCCGCGGTGGGCGTCCTCCCTGAGCCAGGTCCTGAGCGAGCTGATCCGCGTGCTGCAGGTGGGCCCCAACACGCCGTCGACCCAGACCGCGGAACAGACGCTGGTCAGCCACCAGTTGACCGACGAGACCGTGCCGAGCCTCGCCGCCGCGATCGACATCCTGCTCATCAACGGCCGCCACGCGTCGGCCGAGCGGTGGATCGACACGCTCGTCTCGGTCACCCGGAAACAGTCGGCATCCGCTTGGCATGCCCTCTTCACCAGCCTGGAGGCCAGGCTGGCCCTTCAGCGCGGCGACCCGGCCAAGGCCGCACGCCTTGCCGAGGCGGCCCTGGCCGAGATCCCCACCGCGAGCTGGGGCATCATGATCGGCCTGCCGCTGAGTGTCGCGCTCGAGGCCCACAACCTCCTGGGCGCGTACGGCGCCGCCCTCGCCCAGCTCCAGGTACCGACCCCGGACGCGATGTTCCAGACTCCGCTGGGCCTGCGCTACCTGCGCGCCCGCGGCCGTGCCCTCCTGGGGAACGGGCAGTCGCAGGCGGCCCTGGACGACTTCCTCGCGGTCGGCGAGCTGGCCAGACGCTGGCGAATGGACGTTCCCGCGGTGCTGCCCTGGAGGACCGATGCCGCCCTGGTGCATCTGCTGCGCGGCGACACCGCGCGGGCACGGGAACTGGCCACGGAGCAGCTGGGTTTGGTGCGCCAGGGCCAGCACCAGGTACGCGCGGTGAGCCTGCGGGTCCTCGCCGCGACCGCGTCCACGGAGGAGCGCGGCACGCTGCTCGGTCATGCGCTGGAGGCGGCGCAGCAGTGCGGCAACCCGGTGGTTCTCGCGTACACGCTCCACGAGATGGGCCGGTGCGACCAGGAGGCGGGCCAGTACAGCAAGGGCCGGATGGCCCTGCTGCGGGCTCGCCAACTCGCCGAGGAATGCGGCGTGCAGTTGCCCGCCCGCACGCTTCCGGAGGCACCGCGCGGACAGCAGCCGCCCGCCGTGGTGGGCGGCAGCGACGAGCTGGTCGGCATGCTGAGCGACGCGGAGATGCGGGTGGTTGCGCTGGCGGTGCGCGGTCACAGCAACCGGCAGATAGCGGCCAAGCTCTTCGTCACGGTGAGCACCGTCGAACAGCACCTCACCCGGGTGTACCGGAAGCTGGGGATCAAGCGGCGGAGCGATCTCACGCTCGCCCTGCACGGAGGCGACTACGCCCGCCGCGCCTCCTGA
- a CDS encoding thioesterase II family protein, translating into MPTENTSDWLRRFTPLSGSSATLVCFPHAGGAASLFVPLSRVLAPEVEVVAVQYPGRQDRRQDPPAESIEELADAVFGALGPELPRDCAFFGHSMGAVVAFEVARRYEWRPDTAGPVRLFASARRAPSLRRDDGVHLRGDAGIIAELRRLSGTDQALLADEELMAMLLPALRADYRAIETYRLAPQDARIGCPITVLVGDADPVATIEDATAWRAHSTSDVDVRVLPGGHFYLDGQSDAVAREIRGALTPFPAGPGRA; encoded by the coding sequence ATGCCGACTGAGAACACGAGCGACTGGCTGCGCCGATTCACTCCGCTTTCGGGCAGCTCGGCGACACTGGTCTGCTTTCCGCACGCAGGAGGTGCGGCGAGCTTGTTCGTCCCGCTTTCCCGGGTGCTCGCTCCCGAGGTGGAAGTTGTTGCGGTCCAGTACCCGGGCCGCCAGGACAGGCGCCAGGATCCCCCGGCCGAGAGCATCGAGGAGTTGGCGGACGCGGTGTTCGGGGCGCTCGGCCCCGAACTGCCGCGTGACTGCGCGTTCTTCGGCCACAGCATGGGCGCGGTCGTCGCCTTCGAGGTGGCCCGCCGCTACGAGTGGCGGCCGGACACGGCCGGACCGGTACGGCTCTTCGCGTCGGCCCGCCGGGCACCCTCCCTGCGCCGGGACGACGGGGTCCATCTGCGCGGTGACGCCGGGATCATCGCGGAGCTGCGGCGTCTGAGCGGCACCGACCAGGCCCTCCTCGCGGACGAGGAGCTGATGGCCATGCTCCTACCCGCGCTGCGGGCCGACTACAGGGCGATCGAGACGTATCGCCTCGCACCGCAGGACGCCCGGATCGGCTGCCCGATCACCGTGCTGGTCGGCGACGCCGATCCGGTCGCCACGATCGAGGACGCGACGGCGTGGCGGGCCCATTCCACGAGCGACGTCGACGTGCGCGTCCTTCCGGGCGGCCACTTCTACCTCGACGGACAGTCCGACGCGGTGGCCCGCGAGATCCGCGGGGCTCTCACGCCCTTCCCCGCCGGCCCCGGCCGAGCCTGA
- the egtA gene encoding ergothioneine biosynthesis glutamate--cysteine ligase EgtA, with the protein MRNERERARPIKEVEAEELIQGICFKNGPPRRTGVELEWLLHDPDDPLCPVGPERLAPAVAEVRVLPLRSTVTTEPGGQLELSSPPSPSLDDCIAVVDSDLALVRGVLKGHGLVLTGHGHDLWRAPRRVLTEPRYAAMETYFDRFGSAGRSMMCSTASVQVCVDSGDDTDGPHGYRFRWRLAHLLGPVLVAAFANSPLAGGRPTGWKSTRQRVWASLDPARTLAPAPAADPRTAWASYALDAPVLCVRTDGADWTAPRGLTFRDWVRGRGTRPATEDDLRYHLTTLFPPVRPRGHLELRMIDAQPGEDGWIVPLAVTTALLDDPTAAGLALRALQPLVGDAGTPERAPRHPLWRAAARHGPAHPPLRDAAVACFAAAGEALARRGASAAVRSAVVSFVDRYVSQGRCPADDLLDTVPRKDIGS; encoded by the coding sequence GTGAGAAACGAGCGAGAACGTGCGCGCCCGATAAAAGAGGTGGAGGCCGAGGAGCTGATTCAGGGAATCTGCTTCAAGAACGGTCCCCCGCGGCGTACCGGCGTGGAACTCGAATGGTTACTGCACGACCCCGACGACCCGCTCTGTCCCGTGGGTCCCGAAAGGCTCGCCCCGGCTGTCGCCGAGGTGCGTGTCCTTCCCCTCCGCTCCACGGTGACGACAGAACCCGGCGGTCAGCTCGAACTCAGCTCTCCGCCCTCCCCCTCGCTGGACGACTGCATCGCGGTCGTGGACAGTGATCTCGCCCTGGTGCGAGGCGTGCTGAAGGGCCACGGACTCGTGCTCACAGGTCACGGGCACGATCTGTGGCGCGCGCCGCGTCGCGTACTGACCGAACCTCGCTACGCGGCGATGGAGACCTATTTCGACAGGTTCGGGTCCGCGGGACGCTCCATGATGTGCAGCACCGCCTCCGTGCAGGTGTGCGTGGACAGCGGAGACGACACGGACGGACCGCACGGCTACCGGTTCCGCTGGCGGCTGGCTCATCTCCTGGGACCCGTGCTGGTGGCGGCCTTCGCCAATTCCCCGCTCGCCGGGGGAAGGCCCACCGGGTGGAAGTCCACCCGTCAGCGCGTCTGGGCCTCGCTCGACCCCGCGCGCACCCTCGCCCCCGCGCCCGCCGCGGACCCCCGTACCGCCTGGGCCTCCTACGCCTTGGACGCGCCGGTGCTGTGCGTCAGGACCGACGGCGCTGACTGGACCGCCCCCCGGGGACTGACGTTTCGGGACTGGGTCCGCGGCCGGGGTACCAGACCCGCCACGGAGGACGATCTGCGGTACCACCTCACCACGCTGTTCCCGCCGGTCCGCCCGCGTGGTCACCTCGAACTGCGCATGATCGACGCGCAGCCGGGCGAAGACGGATGGATCGTGCCCCTCGCCGTGACCACCGCGCTCCTGGACGATCCGACGGCCGCCGGCCTCGCCCTGCGCGCCCTCCAGCCGCTCGTCGGCGACGCGGGCACCCCGGAGCGTGCCCCGCGCCATCCGCTGTGGCGGGCCGCCGCCCGCCACGGTCCGGCCCACCCACCGCTCCGCGATGCCGCCGTCGCCTGTTTCGCCGCGGCCGGTGAGGCCCTGGCCCGCAGGGGCGCGTCCGCGGCGGTGCGCTCGGCTGTCGTCTCCTTCGTCGACCGCTACGTGTCCCAGGGCCGCTGCCCCGCCGACGACCTGCTCGACACCGTCCCGAGGAAGGACATCGGTTCATGA
- the egtB gene encoding ergothioneine biosynthesis protein EgtB, with amino-acid sequence MTLRVPQETGGDVSPEALRQRAVTALTTARDRTELLTSCVADPELTAQHSPLMSPLVWDLAHIGNQEEQWLLRTLGGREALRPDIDSVYDAFEHPRAERPSLPLLPPAEARRYVGDVRARVLDVVAEMPLSGGGPLAEAGFAFGMVAQHEQQHDETMLITHQLRRGAPALSAPAPPPAPADASALPAEVLVPGGPFRMGTDVEPWALDNERPAHVRHVPSFHIDTTPVSNGAYLRFIEDGGYTEPRWWAPDGWSYVRRHQLFAPLFWQREAGQWVRRRFGVTEPVPAGEPVLHVSWYEADAYARWAGRRLPTEEEWEKAARHDPATGRSRRYPWGDADPSDRHANLGQRHLRPAPVGSYPEGVSPLGVRQLIGDVWEWTASDFLPYPGFAAFPYREYSEVFFGSDHKVLRGGSFAVDPVACRGTFRNWDYPIRRQIFSGFRTARDAEEG; translated from the coding sequence ATGACCCTTCGCGTTCCGCAGGAGACCGGCGGGGACGTCTCCCCGGAGGCGCTGCGGCAGCGCGCGGTCACGGCGCTCACGACGGCGCGTGACCGCACCGAGCTGCTCACCTCCTGCGTGGCGGACCCCGAACTCACCGCGCAGCACTCGCCCCTCATGTCGCCGCTGGTGTGGGATCTGGCCCACATCGGCAACCAGGAGGAGCAGTGGCTGCTGCGCACGCTCGGCGGGAGGGAGGCGCTGCGCCCGGACATCGACTCGGTCTACGACGCCTTCGAGCATCCCCGGGCGGAGCGGCCCTCACTGCCGCTGCTGCCGCCGGCCGAGGCGCGCCGTTACGTCGGCGACGTCCGCGCGCGGGTGCTGGACGTGGTGGCGGAGATGCCGCTGAGCGGTGGCGGGCCGCTCGCCGAGGCCGGGTTCGCCTTCGGCATGGTCGCCCAGCACGAGCAGCAGCACGACGAGACGATGCTCATCACGCACCAGTTGCGACGGGGCGCCCCCGCCCTGTCGGCCCCCGCTCCCCCGCCGGCGCCCGCCGACGCGTCGGCGCTGCCCGCGGAAGTGCTGGTTCCCGGCGGTCCGTTCCGCATGGGGACGGACGTCGAACCCTGGGCCCTGGACAACGAACGGCCCGCGCACGTGCGGCACGTTCCGTCCTTCCACATCGACACCACGCCCGTCAGCAACGGCGCGTACCTGCGTTTCATCGAGGACGGCGGTTACACGGAGCCGCGCTGGTGGGCCCCCGACGGCTGGTCGTACGTCCGCCGCCACCAGCTGTTCGCCCCGCTGTTCTGGCAGCGGGAGGCGGGTCAGTGGGTGCGTCGACGGTTCGGCGTGACCGAACCGGTGCCCGCGGGCGAACCCGTCCTGCACGTCAGCTGGTACGAGGCCGACGCCTACGCCCGGTGGGCCGGGCGGCGCCTGCCCACGGAGGAGGAGTGGGAGAAGGCGGCACGGCACGATCCGGCGACCGGCCGATCGAGGCGCTACCCCTGGGGCGACGCCGACCCGTCGGACCGGCACGCCAACCTGGGCCAGCGCCATCTGCGCCCGGCACCGGTGGGCAGCTATCCGGAGGGAGTCTCACCGCTCGGGGTACGGCAGCTCATCGGGGACGTGTGGGAGTGGACGGCGAGCGACTTCCTGCCCTACCCGGGGTTCGCCGCCTTCCCCTACCGGGAGTACTCCGAGGTGTTCTTCGGCTCCGACCACAAGGTGCTGCGCGGTGGCTCGTTCGCGGTCGACCCGGTCGCCTGCCGCGGCACCTTCCGCAACTGGGACTACCCGATCCGGCGGCAGATCTTCTCCGGCTTCCGCACCGCCCGAGACGCCGAGGAGGGCTGA
- the egtC gene encoding ergothioneine biosynthesis protein EgtC produces MCRHLGYVGDPLPIGDLLLSPEHGLVRQSWAPRHQRHGTVNADGFGVGWYADGDPVPGRYRRSGPIWADPSFADLARLVRTGALLAAVRDATRPGPEGEAAAAPFVRDRWLFSHNGALPGWPASVASLASALPAEELLGMEAHNDSAFVWTLIARRLRAGEEMSRALAGTVAALSAAAPPARLNFLLTNGRCLAATAWGDTLWYRLRPGAGVVVASEPYDDHPAWAEAPDRSLLRATPTEVLVTPLEESFS; encoded by the coding sequence ATGTGCCGTCACCTCGGCTATGTGGGTGACCCCCTGCCCATCGGCGATCTGCTGCTCTCCCCGGAGCACGGGCTGGTACGCCAGTCGTGGGCGCCCCGGCACCAGCGGCACGGCACCGTGAACGCCGACGGCTTCGGCGTCGGCTGGTATGCGGACGGCGACCCGGTACCGGGGCGCTACCGGCGTTCCGGACCGATCTGGGCCGACCCGTCGTTCGCCGACCTGGCACGGCTGGTGCGCACCGGGGCACTGCTCGCCGCGGTCCGCGATGCCACACGGCCGGGGCCGGAGGGCGAGGCGGCGGCCGCGCCCTTCGTCCGGGACCGCTGGCTGTTCAGTCACAACGGGGCACTGCCCGGGTGGCCCGCCTCGGTGGCGTCCCTGGCCTCGGCCCTGCCGGCGGAGGAACTCCTCGGCATGGAGGCGCACAACGACTCCGCCTTCGTCTGGACGCTGATCGCGCGCCGGCTGCGGGCCGGCGAGGAGATGTCCCGGGCGTTGGCGGGCACGGTGGCCGCCCTGTCGGCGGCGGCCCCTCCGGCGCGTCTCAACTTTCTGCTGACGAACGGCCGTTGCCTCGCCGCTACGGCCTGGGGCGACACCCTCTGGTACCGGCTCCGCCCCGGAGCCGGGGTCGTCGTCGCCTCGGAACCCTACGACGACCACCCCGCGTGGGCCGAGGCCCCCGACCGCTCGCTGCTGCGCGCCACCCCTACCGAAGTTCTCGTCACTCCCCTTGAGGAATCCTTTTCGTGA
- the egtD gene encoding L-histidine N(alpha)-methyltransferase → MSSFTVTRTLPATARDGALRADVLEGLGSNPRHLPPKWLYDARGSELFEEITGLPEYYPTRAEREILVDRAADIAAATGARTLVELGSGSSEKTRHLLAALTGLDTYIPVDVSQSALEQAGLRLLHERPALHVHALVADFQHGLRLPPVPGPRLVAFLGSTIGNLAPAERAEFLRAVAGMLSPGDTFLLGTDLVKDPDVLVLAYDDAAGVTAEFNKNVLGVLNRELGADFDASAFDHVALWDAENEWIEMRLRARRQLTAKIPSLDLVLHFETGDDIRTEISAKFRQEGVRRELAAVGLDMRRWWTDSAGRFALSLAVRG, encoded by the coding sequence GTGAGCTCGTTCACCGTGACCCGTACGCTCCCCGCCACCGCACGCGACGGCGCTCTGCGCGCCGACGTGCTGGAAGGCCTGGGCAGCAATCCCCGGCACCTGCCCCCCAAGTGGCTCTACGACGCACGGGGCAGCGAACTGTTCGAGGAGATCACCGGGCTCCCCGAGTACTACCCCACCCGTGCCGAACGCGAGATCCTCGTGGACCGGGCCGCCGACATCGCCGCCGCCACCGGTGCCCGCACCCTGGTCGAGCTGGGCTCCGGCTCCTCGGAGAAGACCCGGCATCTGCTGGCGGCGCTCACCGGCCTGGACACCTACATCCCGGTCGACGTCAGTCAGAGCGCCCTGGAGCAGGCCGGCCTCCGGCTGCTGCACGAACGCCCCGCTCTGCACGTCCACGCACTCGTCGCCGACTTCCAGCACGGACTGCGGCTTCCCCCTGTTCCGGGGCCGCGCCTGGTGGCGTTCCTCGGCAGCACCATCGGCAATCTCGCCCCGGCGGAGCGGGCCGAGTTCCTGCGCGCCGTCGCCGGCATGCTCTCCCCCGGTGACACCTTCCTGCTGGGCACCGACCTGGTCAAGGACCCGGATGTGCTCGTCCTGGCGTACGACGACGCGGCCGGCGTCACGGCGGAGTTCAACAAGAACGTGCTCGGTGTCCTCAACCGGGAGCTGGGCGCCGACTTCGACGCGTCCGCGTTCGACCACGTCGCGCTCTGGGACGCGGAGAACGAGTGGATCGAGATGCGGCTGAGGGCCCGTCGGCAGCTGACGGCCAAGATCCCGTCGCTCGATCTCGTGCTGCACTTCGAGACTGGTGACGACATCCGCACCGAGATCTCGGCCAAGTTCCGGCAGGAGGGGGTCCGCAGGGAACTCGCCGCCGTCGGTCTGGACATGCGGCGGTGGTGGACCGACAGCGCCGGGCGCTTCGCGCTGTCGCTGGCCGTGCGCGGCTGA
- a CDS encoding MFS transporter, translating to MRLALLALAQFIIAVDYNIVFVALPDIGKALDFSPQTLQWVVSSYAVAFGGFLLFGGRAADRLGARRVFVTALVLFGVSALVGGLAGSAEVLVAARAVQGLGGALLFPSTLTLIVTSFEEGPARNRALAVWGATGSGGLAAGALLGGVLTQSLGWEWVFFFMVPLAAVALLGVPSLLAPDAPRTGPRQGFDVPGALVVTIGATLVVFGLVSGPESGWTTPRVLGSLIVGLLLIASFFAIEAKTSAPLAPLRMFGNRSLITSMMVAFLHMSALSGGYYLFTTYIQNILDYNALEAGLAFLPLGVLAMLAGGKIAAAMLNKTGLRGTLSLGMLIYGIGMGAMALGMVTGGSYWAVLPGVAIYGFGGGLAFTSIFATAGAGVDPAEQGVASALASTAQQIGAAVGLAVILVIANSGLDLSAGAPAPSDADVVDGLRTAGWVTAAAALLGALAALNLKKAPAQQPAVPAAEEAEAPVSR from the coding sequence TTGAGGCTCGCGCTCCTGGCGTTGGCCCAGTTCATCATCGCCGTCGACTACAACATCGTCTTCGTGGCGCTGCCGGACATCGGGAAGGCCCTGGACTTCTCGCCGCAGACCTTGCAGTGGGTCGTCAGCTCCTACGCGGTCGCCTTCGGCGGCTTCCTGCTCTTCGGCGGTCGCGCCGCCGACCGTCTGGGCGCCCGACGCGTCTTCGTCACCGCGCTTGTTCTCTTCGGCGTCTCGGCCCTGGTCGGCGGCCTCGCCGGCTCGGCGGAGGTACTGGTCGCGGCCCGCGCCGTGCAGGGTCTGGGCGGTGCGCTGCTCTTCCCGTCGACGCTCACCCTGATCGTCACCAGCTTCGAGGAGGGACCGGCCCGTAACCGGGCCCTCGCGGTCTGGGGTGCCACCGGCAGCGGCGGTCTCGCCGCAGGTGCGCTGCTCGGCGGTGTGCTCACCCAGAGCCTCGGCTGGGAGTGGGTCTTCTTCTTCATGGTGCCGCTGGCCGCCGTCGCGCTGCTCGGCGTGCCCAGCCTGCTCGCTCCCGACGCCCCGCGCACCGGCCCCCGCCAGGGCTTCGACGTCCCAGGCGCCCTGGTGGTCACCATCGGTGCCACGCTCGTGGTCTTCGGTCTGGTCAGCGGCCCGGAGTCCGGCTGGACCACCCCCCGCGTTCTCGGCTCGCTGATCGTCGGTCTGCTGCTGATCGCCTCGTTCTTCGCCATCGAGGCCAAGACCAGCGCCCCGCTGGCGCCGCTGCGGATGTTCGGCAACCGCAGCCTCATCACCTCGATGATGGTGGCGTTCCTGCACATGAGTGCCCTGAGCGGCGGCTACTACCTGTTCACCACCTACATCCAGAACATCCTCGACTACAACGCCCTGGAGGCCGGCCTGGCCTTCCTGCCGCTGGGTGTGCTGGCGATGCTGGCCGGCGGCAAGATCGCCGCCGCCATGCTGAACAAGACGGGTCTGCGCGGGACGCTCTCGCTCGGAATGCTCATCTACGGCATCGGCATGGGCGCCATGGCGCTCGGCATGGTCACCGGCGGCAGCTATTGGGCGGTGCTGCCCGGAGTCGCCATCTACGGCTTCGGCGGCGGTCTCGCCTTCACCTCGATCTTCGCCACCGCCGGTGCCGGGGTAGACCCGGCCGAGCAGGGCGTGGCCTCGGCGCTCGCCTCCACCGCCCAGCAGATCGGTGCCGCCGTCGGTCTGGCCGTCATCCTGGTCATCGCCAACTCCGGCCTGGACCTGTCCGCCGGTGCGCCGGCCCCGAGTGACGCCGACGTCGTCGACGGTCTTCGCACGGCCGGCTGGGTCACCGCGGCGGCCGCGCTGCTCGGTGCCCTGGCCGCCCTGAACCTGAAGAAGGCTCCCGCCCAGCAGCCGGCCGTCCCGGCTGCGGAGGAGGCCGAGGCGCCCGTCTCCCGCTGA
- a CDS encoding cytochrome P450, which translates to MSEAATAKIPDVITYNPEVARQTLPFDPFDPDFHADPFPHYRKIREQSGSAFRTTGGVVAVFGYEEAAAVMKDHRFGWGVNPMVADQFVENPASGESGRILMFMDPPDHTRIRGLVSKAFTPKMMNLLRPKAAQYARELLAKAVEESPDGRVDLQEVLSRPLPAKVLNDMMDIPEHYHPLFFANTMESGRGLDPGFTLTEDQKAGRNAARDVFINAGIELVAARRAEPGDDLISELTRAEQEGDRLSEWELAMLLMNLLAAGFGATAALIGNQVYNLLSYPEQVEWLRSHPDHVPSAVEELLRYDSTLAMVTRTALEDADVAGIPVRAGEYVVVMMAAANRDPAAFDDPERLDVSRTQSRNLGFGHGIHFCVAAPVARMIAQEALAALLEYDMRLDDEPVERWPGVSLRVIGKLPIVIAPSVSA; encoded by the coding sequence ATGAGCGAGGCGGCGACGGCAAAAATTCCCGATGTCATCACGTACAACCCGGAAGTCGCTCGGCAGACGCTTCCCTTCGATCCGTTCGACCCTGATTTCCATGCCGATCCGTTTCCGCACTACCGGAAGATCCGGGAGCAGTCCGGCTCGGCCTTCCGCACCACGGGCGGGGTCGTGGCCGTGTTCGGCTACGAGGAGGCCGCGGCGGTCATGAAGGACCACCGGTTCGGCTGGGGGGTCAACCCGATGGTGGCCGACCAGTTCGTGGAGAACCCCGCGAGCGGCGAGTCCGGTCGCATCCTCATGTTCATGGACCCGCCGGACCACACGCGAATTCGCGGTCTGGTGTCCAAGGCGTTCACGCCGAAGATGATGAACCTGCTTCGCCCGAAGGCCGCGCAGTACGCACGGGAGCTGCTGGCCAAGGCGGTCGAGGAGAGCCCCGACGGCCGTGTGGACCTGCAGGAGGTGCTGTCCCGTCCGCTGCCGGCCAAGGTCCTCAACGACATGATGGACATCCCCGAGCACTACCACCCGCTCTTCTTCGCCAACACGATGGAGAGCGGCCGGGGCCTCGACCCGGGCTTCACGCTCACCGAGGACCAGAAGGCCGGCCGCAACGCCGCCCGTGACGTCTTCATCAACGCGGGCATCGAGCTGGTCGCCGCCCGGCGCGCCGAGCCGGGCGATGACCTGATCAGCGAACTGACCAGGGCCGAGCAGGAGGGCGACCGGCTGTCCGAGTGGGAGCTGGCCATGCTCCTGATGAACCTGCTGGCTGCGGGCTTCGGCGCGACGGCCGCCCTGATCGGCAACCAGGTGTACAACCTGCTGAGTTATCCGGAGCAGGTGGAGTGGCTGCGCTCGCACCCGGACCACGTGCCCTCGGCGGTCGAGGAACTGCTGCGCTACGACAGCACCCTGGCCATGGTGACGCGGACGGCTCTGGAGGACGCCGACGTGGCCGGCATCCCGGTGCGGGCCGGCGAGTACGTCGTCGTGATGATGGCCGCCGCCAACCGTGACCCTGCCGCCTTCGACGACCCCGAGCGGCTAGACGTCAGCCGTACCCAGAGCCGCAACCTCGGTTTCGGGCACGGCATTCACTTCTGTGTCGCCGCTCCGGTCGCGCGCATGATCGCGCAGGAGGCGCTGGCCGCCCTCCTCGAGTACGACATGCGCCTCGACGACGAGCCGGTCGAGCGGTGGCCCGGCGTCTCCCTTCGGGTGATCGGCAAGCTGCCGATCGTCATCGCCCCCTCCGTCTCCGCCTGA